From Halotia branconii CENA392, the proteins below share one genomic window:
- a CDS encoding Uma2 family endonuclease: MYQTDPPRSPEEVLPTMYDLKSEDPEEPGLPDQFHLLQPRLLDETFNSPSYPSDKIFTASDMNLYYDPHHPTWYKRPDWFVAVDISPLYKNGDLRLSYVVWQEGISPFIIVELLSPGTEKEDLGQTLRDAAKPPTKWEVYEQILRIPYYAIFDRYKYEFKMFKLDGGRYAEVSLSNSRFWIPEIELGLGVWQGSYHNIQQPWLRWYDALGNWVLTPTEAERQRTKQERQRTEQERRQKERLIEQLRALGVEPDLE, translated from the coding sequence ATGTATCAAACTGATCCACCCCGTTCTCCCGAAGAAGTGTTACCCACCATGTACGATCTCAAGAGTGAAGATCCAGAGGAACCTGGCTTGCCTGATCAGTTTCATTTATTACAACCCCGTTTATTAGACGAAACTTTTAACTCTCCTAGTTATCCTAGCGACAAAATATTTACTGCTAGTGACATGAATCTTTATTATGACCCCCATCATCCCACATGGTACAAAAGACCAGATTGGTTTGTGGCTGTGGATATTTCACCTCTATATAAAAATGGGGATTTACGGCTGAGTTATGTGGTTTGGCAAGAGGGAATTAGTCCATTTATTATTGTGGAATTACTTTCACCGGGAACTGAAAAAGAAGATTTAGGACAAACTTTGCGGGATGCTGCAAAACCTCCAACAAAATGGGAGGTGTATGAACAAATTTTAAGGATACCCTATTACGCAATTTTTGACCGCTATAAATACGAATTTAAAATGTTTAAATTAGATGGTGGTCGTTATGCAGAAGTGAGTTTATCAAATTCTCGTTTTTGGATACCAGAAATAGAGTTAGGTCTAGGAGTTTGGCAAGGCAGTTATCATAATATTCAGCAGCCTTGGTTACGTTGGTATGATGCCTTAGGTAATTGGGTTTTGACTCCTACAGAAGCGGAAAGACAACGTACTAAACAAGAAAGACAGCGCACTGAACAAGAAAGGCGGCAAAAAGAACGGTTGATAGAACAACTGCGGGCTTTGGGTGTAGAACCTGATTTGGAGTAA
- a CDS encoding serine/threonine-protein kinase: MDGQILDARYRIIKVLSVEEVVQTYLVEDTSLPDQQFVVKQLHLAKNHPQDLTVLRRLFAEEATAIAKLGKEHDQIQKLIASFEENEEFYLVQEFIFGSPLTEEVLLGTPLEEDQVISLLFEVLEILLFVHSCGVIHLDIKPANIIRRESDNKLVLVDFGAVQEIVTTIVGNLEYIPVEQLHGNPQYNSDIYALGIVAIAALIGLPANEISKLQSQKNVLTGEIVWRNRSMKVNQNLAKIIDKMVRFDYRKRYQSVTEVLHDLQQLTNQEPEGKKYNSKKLWLITAGIASCITFSIASWFFQSPKFVDNTQQLFQEGITKYNQGNYKQAVDNLTQVIKLEPKNALAYNRRGDAFYRLGDYQKSQADSSQAILLNPQDANAYYDRGFSAYELGKYQEAIADCTQAIKLDSKNAYAYYGRGLANTQLEQHKKAIADFSKAIALKPKYTDAYLQRGILHRRLKQKQAAIKDFNAIIEMNPNDARAYYQKGLTESLNQQKSAAISDYTNAINLNSQYIEAYLHRGDIYSELGNKVEATVDYNTVLQINPKLTVAYIHRGTHLLSFGDYQGAIKDYTQAIKLEPNNAAVYNNRGNAYLDMGNKKAANQDYTKAIAINSDYGLAYYNRGITRAKLGNKKEAVADFKKAAQLFKKKGDKNSYKDAQRELNLLRNR; encoded by the coding sequence ATGGATGGACAAATTCTAGATGCACGCTACCGAATTATCAAAGTCTTAAGTGTGGAGGAAGTAGTACAAACTTATTTAGTTGAAGACACTAGTCTTCCTGACCAACAATTTGTAGTGAAACAGCTACATCTTGCTAAAAACCATCCCCAAGATTTAACAGTTTTACGGCGTTTATTTGCAGAAGAAGCAACAGCCATAGCAAAACTAGGAAAAGAACATGACCAAATTCAAAAGCTAATTGCTTCTTTTGAAGAAAATGAAGAATTTTACTTAGTCCAAGAATTTATTTTTGGTAGTCCTTTAACTGAAGAGGTTTTATTAGGAACTCCTCTAGAGGAAGACCAAGTAATCAGCCTCCTCTTTGAAGTATTAGAAATTTTGTTATTTGTCCATAGTTGCGGGGTAATTCACTTAGACATTAAACCAGCAAATATTATTCGCCGAGAGTCAGATAATAAATTAGTTTTAGTAGATTTTGGTGCTGTACAGGAAATTGTGACTACGATAGTTGGTAATCTCGAATATATACCTGTAGAACAATTGCATGGCAACCCTCAATATAATAGCGATATATACGCTTTAGGTATAGTAGCGATCGCCGCACTTATTGGTTTACCAGCTAACGAAATATCTAAACTCCAAAGTCAGAAAAATGTGCTGACAGGCGAGATTGTTTGGCGCAACCGCAGTATGAAAGTTAACCAAAATCTTGCAAAAATTATTGATAAAATGGTACGTTTTGATTACCGTAAGCGTTACCAATCTGTAACCGAAGTTTTACATGACCTCCAGCAGTTAACAAATCAGGAACCTGAAGGTAAAAAATATAATTCTAAAAAACTATGGTTAATCACAGCAGGTATAGCAAGTTGTATAACATTTAGTATCGCAAGTTGGTTTTTTCAGTCACCAAAATTTGTAGATAATACCCAACAATTATTTCAGGAAGGAATTACCAAATACAACCAAGGCAACTATAAACAAGCAGTTGACAACTTAACTCAGGTTATTAAACTAGAACCAAAAAATGCTCTAGCTTACAATCGACGAGGTGATGCTTTTTATCGGTTAGGAGATTATCAAAAATCTCAAGCAGATTCTAGTCAAGCAATTTTGCTCAATCCTCAAGATGCTAATGCTTATTATGATCGAGGATTTTCTGCTTACGAATTGGGTAAATATCAAGAAGCGATCGCTGACTGTACCCAAGCAATTAAACTTGATTCTAAAAATGCCTACGCTTACTATGGACGAGGTTTAGCTAATACTCAACTTGAACAACATAAAAAAGCAATTGCAGATTTTAGCAAAGCGATCGCCCTCAAGCCTAAATATACTGACGCTTATTTACAGCGGGGTATTCTCCACCGTCGCCTCAAACAAAAGCAAGCAGCAATTAAAGATTTTAATGCCATCATTGAAATGAATCCTAACGATGCTAGAGCTTATTATCAAAAAGGTTTAACTGAATCTTTGAATCAACAAAAATCTGCTGCGATTAGTGATTATACCAATGCAATTAATCTTAATTCTCAATATATAGAAGCTTATCTGCACCGTGGGGATATTTATAGCGAACTAGGTAATAAAGTAGAAGCTACTGTAGACTACAACACGGTTTTGCAAATTAATCCTAAATTGACTGTAGCCTATATTCACCGAGGTACTCATTTGTTATCTTTTGGAGATTATCAAGGAGCAATCAAAGATTATACCCAAGCAATCAAACTAGAGCCGAATAATGCTGCGGTTTATAATAACCGTGGTAACGCTTATCTCGATATGGGAAATAAAAAAGCAGCAAATCAAGACTATACCAAGGCGATCGCCATTAATTCTGACTATGGTTTAGCCTATTACAACCGAGGTATTACTCGCGCCAAGTTGGGGAATAAAAAGGAAGCGGTTGCAGATTTTAAGAAAGCAGCACAACTGTTTAAAAAGAAGGGAGATAAAAATAGTTACAAAGATGCCCAAAGGGAACTTAACTTATTGCGAAATAGGTGA
- a CDS encoding aspartate kinase, which produces MALIVQKFGGTSVGSVERIQAVAQRVHKTFKAGNSVVVVVSAMGKTTDGLVKLAKEISINPNRREMDMLLSTGEQVTIALLSMALQEMGQPAISMTGAQVGIVTEAEHTRARILHIETDRLSRHLNQGKVVVVAGFQGISSAKEMEITTLGRGGSDTSAVALAAALRANFCEIYTDVPGILTTDPRLVPEAQLMDDITCNEMLELASLGAKVLHPRAVEIARNYGVPLVVRSSWTDAPGTWVTSPQPQERSLVNLEIARPVDHVEFDTDQAKVALLRVPDKPGVAARLFGEIARQQVDVDLIIQSIHEGNSNDIAFTVTTPILKRAEAVAAAIAPALRNQSHPKLEEAEVMVEQNIAKVSIAGAGMIGRPGVAAKMFATLAAAKVNIQMISTSEVKVSCVVDATECDRAIAALCSAFEIEVREQGAALRLRSVTGSREQGAGSREQGAGYQFISEPLSNIPLVRGVALDINQARLAIRQVPDRPGMAAKLFGLLAQNNISVDMIIQSQRCRVIDGIPRRDIAFTVCQVDGESTQKMLTQVAAELGWGEVVLDNAIAKVSIVGAGMVGQPGVAAKMFEALAQHQINIQMIATSEIKISCVVSQEQGVQALQAIHAAFDLAGSEKFVVPA; this is translated from the coding sequence ATGGCGCTCATAGTTCAGAAATTCGGTGGTACATCTGTCGGTTCAGTCGAACGCATACAAGCTGTTGCTCAACGTGTTCATAAAACTTTTAAAGCAGGAAACTCTGTAGTTGTAGTGGTTTCCGCAATGGGTAAAACCACCGATGGACTAGTTAAACTAGCTAAAGAAATTTCGATTAATCCTAACCGCCGAGAAATGGATATGCTGCTTTCTACTGGAGAGCAAGTCACCATTGCCTTACTCAGCATGGCATTACAAGAAATGGGACAACCAGCAATTTCTATGACTGGCGCTCAAGTCGGAATTGTAACCGAAGCTGAACACACCCGCGCCCGAATTTTGCATATTGAAACTGATCGCCTAAGTCGCCACCTCAATCAAGGCAAAGTAGTTGTAGTAGCCGGATTTCAAGGTATATCTAGCGCCAAAGAAATGGAAATTACCACTTTGGGACGTGGTGGTTCCGACACCTCAGCAGTAGCTTTGGCAGCCGCATTACGAGCTAATTTTTGTGAAATTTATACAGATGTACCAGGAATTTTAACTACAGATCCTCGCTTAGTTCCTGAAGCTCAATTAATGGATGACATCACCTGCAATGAAATGTTGGAGTTGGCAAGCTTGGGTGCAAAAGTACTCCATCCTCGTGCTGTGGAAATTGCTCGTAACTACGGCGTTCCTTTAGTGGTGAGATCTAGCTGGACTGATGCCCCTGGTACTTGGGTAACATCACCTCAACCCCAAGAGCGATCGCTTGTAAATTTAGAAATTGCCCGTCCTGTAGATCATGTAGAATTTGACACCGATCAAGCAAAAGTTGCCTTGTTACGCGTACCCGATAAACCAGGAGTCGCAGCGAGGCTATTTGGAGAAATAGCAAGACAACAAGTAGACGTAGATTTGATTATTCAGTCAATTCACGAAGGTAACAGCAACGATATTGCCTTTACTGTAACTACACCCATATTAAAGCGGGCAGAAGCAGTTGCCGCAGCGATCGCCCCAGCCTTAAGGAATCAATCCCACCCGAAACTAGAAGAAGCTGAGGTGATGGTAGAGCAAAATATCGCCAAAGTCAGTATTGCTGGTGCAGGAATGATCGGTCGTCCTGGGGTTGCTGCCAAAATGTTTGCCACCTTAGCAGCCGCCAAGGTGAACATCCAGATGATTTCTACCAGTGAAGTAAAAGTCAGTTGTGTAGTTGATGCCACAGAATGCGATCGCGCCATCGCTGCACTTTGTAGCGCCTTTGAGATCGAGGTAAGAGAGCAGGGAGCAGCACTTCGGCTACGCTCAGTGACCGGGAGCAGGGAGCAGGGGGCAGGGAGCAGGGAGCAGGGGGCAGGATATCAATTTATCTCAGAACCTCTGTCGAATATTCCCCTCGTTCGCGGTGTCGCCCTAGATATCAACCAAGCACGTCTGGCCATTCGCCAAGTACCAGATCGCCCAGGAATGGCGGCAAAACTGTTTGGACTATTGGCACAAAATAATATCAGCGTGGATATGATTATTCAATCTCAACGCTGTCGGGTAATTGATGGTATTCCCAGGCGAGACATTGCTTTTACAGTCTGCCAAGTCGATGGAGAAAGTACACAAAAAATGCTCACCCAAGTCGCAGCAGAATTAGGATGGGGTGAAGTTGTCTTGGATAATGCGATCGCGAAGGTAAGCATTGTTGGTGCAGGTATGGTAGGACAACCAGGAGTTGCTGCTAAAATGTTTGAGGCGCTAGCCCAACACCAAATTAATATTCAAATGATTGCTACCTCAGAAATCAAAATTAGCTGTGTTGTGTCACAAGAGCAAGGCGTACAGGCTTTACAAGCCATTCATGCTGCCTTCGATTTAGCAGGTAGTGAAAAATTTGTAGTTCCAGCTTAA